From a region of the Fuerstiella sp. genome:
- a CDS encoding SGNH/GDSL hydrolase family protein, producing the protein MTGVSRRKIITSTATAGAVTAGLIESSVGQAPKTADTTDPAGKRDWWNKEFRTLVTLGESTTAGGWASHRERAWAHLLPDLINDFQRIPVQLVNVGIGANVISTQSPSYEHSGKPAALERLDQHVIRHKPDLLVVSYGLNDARGGTQPDRFAENMRKLIDHVRTRIQPLIVLLGPYYMTAFDQFGPHWNKATLQQFHVFNEVTSQVAANKDCLFVDLLSAYGNANWLVHHDAVHANDLGHRIVANKVFEVLASNCSGLARETRELEKHIPPWRDESVLRRSVEN; encoded by the coding sequence ATGACCGGAGTTTCACGGCGAAAAATCATTACATCCACTGCAACCGCCGGGGCTGTAACAGCAGGCCTGATCGAATCGTCGGTCGGTCAGGCACCGAAGACAGCCGACACGACTGACCCCGCCGGCAAACGAGACTGGTGGAATAAAGAATTTCGAACGCTGGTAACGCTTGGCGAAAGCACAACAGCCGGCGGATGGGCGAGTCACAGAGAACGTGCCTGGGCTCATCTGCTGCCTGATCTTATTAACGACTTCCAGCGCATCCCCGTCCAGCTGGTCAATGTCGGGATCGGTGCAAATGTGATCTCCACGCAGAGTCCTTCGTATGAACACAGCGGAAAACCGGCCGCACTGGAAAGACTTGATCAGCACGTGATCCGGCACAAACCCGACCTGCTCGTGGTCTCATACGGACTCAACGACGCCCGCGGCGGCACGCAGCCTGACCGGTTTGCGGAGAACATGCGAAAACTGATCGATCACGTTCGCACCAGGATTCAACCACTGATCGTACTGCTCGGCCCCTACTACATGACGGCCTTCGATCAGTTTGGGCCGCACTGGAACAAAGCCACACTGCAGCAGTTTCATGTGTTCAACGAGGTCACATCGCAGGTGGCAGCTAATAAAGACTGTTTGTTTGTCGATCTGCTTTCAGCTTATGGCAACGCAAACTGGCTGGTCCATCACGACGCCGTGCATGCCAATGATCTGGGTCATCGGATTGTGGCCAATAAGGTTTTTGAAGTACTGGCCTCAAATTGTTCGGGACTCGCACGTGAAACCCGGGAACTTGAGAAACATATTCCACCGTGGCGAGACGAATCCGTGCTCAGACGCAGCGTGGAAAACTGA
- a CDS encoding VCBS repeat-containing protein translates to MQPRSHLLLNHCSLFIAIAAAVALIPSATAGDPVQWQKHIVMDQGHCNTAVALDVNGDKPLDVITSVNGKVSLFIGPGWQKEVVLHRFFGGGTCIHSTVIDADGDGDLDWAGALASGHPFWLENPGKNKALQGAWTPGVIDPDITAIHCLTTADIDNDGRDDLIINNFDPQQGIGDSMAWFSVPRNLRTAKHWNRHVFADRDARGGSHYMGAGDIDGDGWKEIAVGAKGQPFADGNWFGYWKNPGAERVNDAWEKVVLADKQTGATNILPADVNGDGRVDWLASRGHGIGVLWFENPTWKMHEIDTDLEFPHDLTVADHDQDGDPDAAACGYGSERVMWYENDGTGGFTAHTLDSGQQSYDLRSIDMDRDGDLDLLNAGRATANVVWYENPLK, encoded by the coding sequence ATGCAGCCGCGGTCTCACCTTCTCCTGAATCACTGTTCCCTGTTCATTGCCATTGCTGCTGCAGTGGCACTAATACCGTCAGCGACAGCAGGCGATCCGGTCCAGTGGCAAAAGCACATTGTGATGGACCAGGGACACTGCAATACCGCAGTCGCACTGGATGTCAACGGAGACAAACCTCTTGATGTGATTACCAGTGTCAACGGGAAAGTCAGTCTGTTCATCGGGCCTGGCTGGCAGAAGGAGGTAGTTCTGCATCGGTTCTTCGGCGGAGGCACGTGTATTCACAGCACAGTCATCGATGCCGACGGTGACGGCGATCTGGACTGGGCCGGCGCCCTGGCCAGTGGTCATCCGTTTTGGCTTGAGAATCCAGGAAAAAACAAGGCGCTGCAGGGAGCGTGGACACCTGGAGTGATCGATCCCGATATCACTGCCATTCACTGTCTGACAACGGCGGACATCGATAATGACGGGCGCGATGATTTGATTATCAACAATTTTGACCCGCAACAGGGAATTGGAGATTCCATGGCGTGGTTCAGCGTTCCCCGTAATCTTCGAACGGCAAAGCACTGGAACCGCCACGTCTTTGCTGACCGTGACGCCCGCGGCGGCAGTCACTATATGGGCGCTGGTGACATCGACGGAGACGGGTGGAAGGAGATTGCTGTTGGAGCCAAGGGCCAGCCGTTTGCCGACGGCAACTGGTTTGGCTACTGGAAAAACCCGGGCGCTGAGCGGGTAAACGATGCCTGGGAGAAAGTCGTTCTGGCTGATAAACAAACCGGGGCCACCAATATACTGCCGGCCGACGTCAATGGCGACGGCCGGGTTGACTGGCTGGCCTCACGCGGCCACGGAATCGGCGTCCTTTGGTTTGAAAATCCGACCTGGAAAATGCACGAGATCGATACGGATCTTGAATTCCCTCATGATCTGACCGTTGCCGATCATGATCAGGACGGTGACCCTGATGCTGCCGCCTGCGGTTACGGCAGTGAGCGTGTCATGTGGTATGAAAATGACGGTACGGGAGGTTTCACTGCTCACACGCTCGACAGTGGTCAGCAAAGTTACGATCTGAGATCGATCGACATGGACCGCGACGGCGATCTGGATCTGCTCAATGCGGGGCGGGCGACGGCCAATGTTGTCTGGTACGAGAACCCACTGAAGTGA
- a CDS encoding malate dehydrogenase yields the protein MSSPIRVAVTGAAGQIGYSLVFRIASGQVFGPDQPVILHLVEVPPVMSALDGVHMELDDCAFPTLAGVVKADSDHLEDGFGDCNYVLCVGSVPRKKGMERGDLIRTNGPIFTSTGKAISNAAATDVRVLVIGNPCNTNCLIAMNNAPNVPNDRWYAMTMLDQNRAVSQLAQKSGQPVAAVSNMTIWGNHSATQYPDFYNAKINGQPAADAISDEAWLQGDFISTVQKRGAAIIEARGASSAASAANAIIDSVKAISGATTAGETFSAAVCSDGSYGVDEGLISSFPLTSNGSQWSIEQGLVHNEFAQTKIDATIAELREERDTVKDLLN from the coding sequence ATGTCGTCTCCCATTCGAGTTGCTGTCACTGGTGCTGCCGGTCAGATTGGTTATTCGCTCGTTTTTCGTATCGCATCGGGTCAGGTGTTTGGTCCGGATCAGCCCGTGATTCTGCACCTGGTTGAAGTTCCGCCCGTGATGTCGGCACTGGACGGCGTGCACATGGAACTGGACGATTGCGCGTTTCCAACTTTGGCCGGTGTGGTCAAGGCCGACAGCGATCATCTGGAAGACGGGTTCGGCGATTGCAACTATGTCCTGTGTGTGGGCAGTGTGCCTCGCAAAAAAGGCATGGAACGCGGTGACCTGATCAGAACCAACGGACCCATTTTCACCAGTACCGGCAAAGCGATTTCCAATGCGGCCGCCACCGACGTTCGCGTGCTGGTGATTGGAAATCCCTGCAACACCAACTGCCTGATCGCGATGAATAACGCCCCCAACGTTCCCAACGACCGGTGGTACGCCATGACGATGCTGGACCAGAACCGCGCCGTCTCCCAGTTGGCTCAGAAATCGGGTCAGCCGGTGGCGGCGGTTTCCAATATGACCATCTGGGGCAATCACTCGGCAACCCAGTATCCGGATTTTTATAATGCAAAAATCAACGGCCAGCCTGCGGCGGATGCCATCAGTGATGAAGCCTGGCTGCAGGGCGACTTCATTAGTACGGTACAAAAACGCGGGGCAGCAATCATCGAAGCCCGAGGGGCCTCCAGTGCGGCCTCAGCAGCAAACGCGATCATCGACAGCGTGAAAGCCATTTCGGGGGCCACAACGGCAGGTGAAACATTCAGTGCGGCCGTCTGTAGTGACGGCAGCTACGGTGTGGACGAAGGCCTAATCAGCAGCTTCCCGCTCACCAGTAACGGCAGCCAATGGTCCATCGAACAGGGTCTGGTCCACAATGAATTTGCCCAGACCAAAATCGACGCAACCATCGCCGAACTTCGTGAAGAACGAGATACCGTTAAGGATCTATTGAACTGA
- a CDS encoding NADP-dependent isocitrate dehydrogenase translates to MSVPTAKIIYTLTDEAPALATASLLPIIRAYTSTSGIEVELKDISLAGRIIAAFPENLKEEQRQTDALEQLGVLVKQPGANVIKLPNISASIPQLTAAISELQQDGYNIPDFPSQPQSDTERDIRTRYAKVLGSAVNPVLREGNSDRRVAAPVKKHAQSRPHSMGEWSSDSKSHVSHMDQGDFFGSEQSCVLADAGGVKMLHTDSTGHVTELRDQVGLEAGDVIDASVMSCQALREFLANSIKDAKEQNVLFSLHLKATMMKVSDPIIFGHAVSVFFEDVFEKHGSTLNELGFKPANGVGNLYARLGQLPEDQKSAILADIEAVYKERPQMAMVNSDKGITNLHVPSDVIIDASMPAAIRTSGRMWGPDGELHDTKFVIPDRSYVGVYEEVINFCREHGAFDVATMGNVSNVGLMAQKAEEYGSHDKTFEIAAAGTVQVVDDAGTTLMKHTVAAGDIWRMCRTKDAPIRDWVRLAVSRARATGATTVFWLNPGRAHDRNLIALVKKYLKDHDTGGLDIQILSPVKATRLSCERAKAGLDTISVTGNVLRDYLTDLFPILELGTSSRMLSIVPLLAGGGLFETGAGGSAPKHVQQFSEEGHLRWDSLGEFLALAVSLEDLAEKTENAKLSVVAKALDTATDKFLKNNRSPSRKVHELDTRGSHFYLALYWAQALAEQGDHLELQQEFKALAESLSNSEQTIMDELNSVQGLPQDIGGYYSPDSEQVQRAMRPSLTLNAALAALLPTEQPA, encoded by the coding sequence ATGTCAGTCCCGACAGCAAAAATCATCTACACACTCACTGACGAAGCGCCAGCTTTGGCGACCGCGTCACTGTTACCGATTATTCGCGCTTACACATCAACGTCCGGTATTGAAGTGGAGCTCAAAGATATTTCACTTGCCGGACGAATCATTGCCGCGTTTCCGGAGAATCTTAAAGAGGAACAGCGACAGACCGACGCTCTGGAGCAGCTGGGTGTGCTGGTAAAGCAGCCAGGGGCCAATGTAATCAAGCTGCCCAACATCAGTGCATCCATACCTCAGCTTACGGCTGCGATCAGTGAGCTTCAGCAGGACGGTTACAATATTCCGGACTTTCCGTCTCAGCCGCAGTCCGATACAGAGAGAGACATTCGGACCCGTTACGCGAAGGTCCTTGGAAGTGCTGTGAATCCCGTTCTTCGGGAAGGAAATTCAGACCGTCGGGTTGCCGCGCCCGTAAAGAAACACGCTCAGAGCCGTCCCCATTCCATGGGAGAATGGAGTAGCGATTCAAAGTCACATGTGTCACACATGGATCAGGGGGATTTTTTCGGAAGTGAGCAGTCCTGTGTGCTGGCCGATGCCGGCGGCGTGAAAATGCTTCACACTGATTCCACAGGTCATGTGACGGAGCTTCGGGACCAGGTTGGTCTGGAGGCCGGTGATGTGATTGATGCCTCGGTGATGAGCTGCCAGGCGTTGCGGGAGTTCCTAGCGAACTCCATTAAAGATGCCAAAGAACAGAATGTGCTGTTCTCACTGCACCTCAAGGCCACCATGATGAAGGTGTCCGATCCGATTATTTTTGGTCACGCGGTCAGTGTGTTCTTTGAAGATGTATTCGAAAAACACGGATCAACACTGAATGAACTGGGCTTCAAACCGGCAAACGGCGTGGGAAATCTGTACGCTCGTTTGGGCCAGTTACCTGAGGATCAAAAGTCCGCTATTCTCGCCGACATAGAGGCTGTTTATAAAGAACGGCCGCAGATGGCGATGGTCAATTCCGACAAAGGGATTACGAATCTGCATGTTCCGAGTGACGTGATCATTGATGCGTCAATGCCGGCGGCCATTCGAACTTCGGGCCGCATGTGGGGGCCGGATGGTGAGTTGCATGACACAAAATTCGTGATACCGGATCGTTCCTATGTGGGTGTGTATGAAGAAGTGATCAATTTTTGCCGGGAACACGGGGCTTTTGATGTAGCCACCATGGGGAATGTCTCCAACGTAGGACTGATGGCTCAAAAAGCCGAAGAGTACGGATCTCACGATAAAACATTTGAAATTGCTGCCGCCGGCACGGTGCAGGTTGTGGACGACGCCGGCACAACGCTGATGAAGCACACTGTCGCCGCAGGCGATATCTGGCGAATGTGCCGGACGAAAGATGCTCCGATTCGAGACTGGGTGAGGCTGGCTGTCAGTCGGGCCCGGGCAACCGGGGCTACCACGGTCTTCTGGCTGAATCCAGGTCGGGCTCACGATCGAAATTTGATTGCGCTGGTTAAAAAATATCTGAAAGATCATGACACCGGCGGACTTGATATTCAAATTCTGTCACCTGTCAAAGCGACTCGTCTTTCCTGCGAGCGAGCCAAAGCGGGGCTGGATACAATTTCTGTGACGGGAAACGTGCTGAGGGATTATTTGACGGACCTGTTTCCGATACTGGAGTTAGGGACCAGTTCCCGCATGCTCTCGATTGTGCCTTTGCTTGCAGGAGGCGGCTTGTTCGAAACGGGTGCCGGCGGGTCGGCACCGAAGCACGTCCAGCAATTCAGTGAAGAGGGCCACCTGCGCTGGGATTCACTGGGTGAGTTTCTGGCGCTGGCGGTTTCACTGGAGGATCTGGCGGAAAAAACGGAGAACGCCAAACTCTCTGTGGTGGCCAAAGCGCTTGATACTGCCACAGACAAATTTCTGAAAAACAACCGTTCCCCGTCGCGCAAAGTCCACGAACTCGACACGCGGGGAAGTCATTTTTACCTGGCGCTGTACTGGGCTCAGGCCTTGGCGGAGCAGGGCGATCACCTCGAACTGCAGCAGGAATTCAAAGCACTGGCAGAATCGTTAAGCAACAGCGAACAGACCATTATGGATGAGTTGAATTCTGTTCAGGGTCTGCCTCAGGATATCGGCGGGTACTATTCGCCCGACAGTGAACAGGTGCAGCGAGCCATGCGACCAAGCCTCACACTGAATGCTGCACTTGCCGCGCTGCTTCCCACAGAACAACCTGCGTGA
- a CDS encoding DUF1501 domain-containing protein: MFHRREVLQIGYSSFFGLGLSGVLECQAAAASGVRRAKSVVLIYLTGGGSHIDMFDPKPKASEVKGEYDSIATTLSGVLFSEKMPGLAKRTDRLAIVRSMSHGDNRHLSSSHNALTGAVQPFRGSSNQEKTLNRADWPSFGATASRLRPRSDGLPSQVTLPNSLIEGPLVWPGQHAGFLGPRHDPLVLQGDPNSENYQVRGLSLIEGMSAVRLDRRRLLLDKINRQCHSLDQSQQAIRFGGERERAFSMLTSPGLRGALDINAESAATRDRYGRHQYGQTLLMARRLVELEMPVIQCNMGHVQMWDTHVNHFPRLKTMLPALDNGFSALLDDLEQRGLLDQTLLVCVGEFGRTPTISPLPGQTVPGRHHWASVYTAVFAGGGVRGGQVIGQSDRIGGSPLTSPFHPNDIGATIYNALGINPHQTIIDRFDRPRHLNLGNAMDVLYTGAVV, encoded by the coding sequence ATGTTTCATCGTCGTGAAGTTCTGCAAATCGGATACTCTTCCTTCTTCGGGCTCGGCCTGTCCGGTGTCCTGGAGTGTCAGGCGGCAGCGGCTTCCGGGGTGCGACGTGCCAAATCTGTCGTCCTGATTTATCTGACGGGAGGCGGCAGCCACATCGACATGTTCGATCCAAAGCCGAAGGCGTCTGAGGTCAAAGGCGAATACGACTCGATTGCAACCACGCTTTCCGGTGTGCTGTTTTCGGAAAAAATGCCCGGGCTGGCGAAACGAACGGACAGGCTGGCGATTGTTCGTTCGATGTCTCACGGTGACAATCGACACCTGTCGAGTTCACACAATGCACTGACCGGAGCCGTCCAGCCGTTTCGTGGATCATCGAACCAGGAAAAAACGCTGAACCGAGCCGACTGGCCTTCATTTGGGGCGACTGCTTCACGGCTGCGACCTCGAAGTGACGGACTGCCGAGTCAGGTCACGCTGCCAAATTCACTGATCGAAGGTCCTTTGGTCTGGCCAGGCCAGCATGCCGGTTTTCTTGGTCCCCGACATGATCCGCTGGTGTTGCAGGGCGATCCCAACAGTGAAAATTATCAAGTGCGAGGTCTTTCGCTCATCGAAGGTATGAGTGCGGTGCGACTCGATCGGCGACGCCTGCTTCTGGACAAAATCAACCGCCAGTGCCACTCGCTCGATCAGTCGCAGCAGGCGATCCGATTCGGCGGCGAACGGGAACGAGCCTTTTCGATGCTGACATCACCGGGTCTTCGGGGGGCGCTTGATATTAACGCGGAATCTGCCGCGACCCGGGATCGTTACGGTCGGCATCAATATGGTCAGACGCTGCTGATGGCGCGGCGGCTGGTTGAACTGGAAATGCCGGTGATCCAGTGCAACATGGGGCACGTCCAGATGTGGGATACACATGTCAATCATTTCCCCAGACTGAAGACGATGCTGCCTGCACTGGATAACGGCTTCAGTGCACTGCTTGATGATCTGGAACAGCGCGGACTGCTGGATCAGACACTGTTGGTCTGTGTGGGCGAATTTGGTCGCACGCCGACCATTTCGCCACTTCCGGGACAAACCGTACCGGGACGGCATCACTGGGCCTCTGTGTATACGGCTGTCTTTGCCGGCGGTGGTGTTCGGGGTGGACAGGTCATCGGTCAGTCCGATCGTATCGGCGGTTCTCCGCTGACGTCCCCTTTCCATCCCAATGACATTGGTGCCACGATTTACAATGCTCTGGGGATCAATCCGCATCAGACGATCATCGATCGCTTTGATCGTCCACGTCATCTTAACCTGGGAAACGCGATGGATGTCCTGTACACCGGGGCTGTGGTCTAG
- a CDS encoding response regulator transcription factor — protein sequence MKVLVAEDDRHTREGLVEVLQSEGYDVVSAADGITAIRLFRDSTPDFVCLDIMMPGASGYEVCKSIRENSPDLPIIFISAKAEEIDRLVGFELGADDFIIKPFSVREVVARVRAVSRRCYARQDSPPEEFTIDDLLVIPAELRARRGDSIVELSPRDVKLLQLLHENVGKALDRNTLFRQAWGEDYLPSSRTLDQHISQLRKRVEVDPKHPRIIRTVHGVGYRYDRQSSP from the coding sequence ATGAAAGTTCTTGTCGCCGAAGATGATCGCCACACACGTGAGGGGCTGGTGGAGGTCCTGCAGTCTGAGGGGTACGATGTTGTTTCGGCCGCAGACGGAATAACGGCGATAAGACTGTTCAGGGATTCTACGCCGGATTTCGTGTGTCTGGACATCATGATGCCGGGGGCCAGCGGATACGAAGTGTGTAAATCAATCCGGGAGAATTCACCGGACCTGCCGATTATTTTCATCAGCGCCAAAGCCGAAGAGATTGACCGGCTGGTTGGATTTGAACTTGGAGCAGATGATTTTATCATCAAACCATTCAGTGTGCGGGAAGTCGTGGCACGTGTGCGTGCGGTGTCTCGCCGCTGTTATGCCCGGCAGGACTCCCCACCCGAGGAATTTACGATTGATGATCTGCTGGTGATTCCGGCGGAGCTGCGAGCTCGCCGGGGAGACAGCATTGTGGAACTGAGTCCCCGTGACGTGAAGTTGTTACAGCTTCTTCACGAGAACGTCGGTAAAGCGCTCGATCGTAACACGTTGTTTCGTCAGGCCTGGGGAGAAGATTACCTCCCCAGCAGCCGCACGCTGGATCAGCATATTTCACAGCTTCGCAAGCGTGTCGAAGTCGATCCCAAACATCCACGAATCATCAGAACGGTTCACGGGGTTGGCTATCGATATGACAGACAGTCGTCACCCTAA
- the tsaB gene encoding tRNA (adenosine(37)-N6)-threonylcarbamoyltransferase complex dimerization subunit type 1 TsaB: MIILAIETSGLDASVALADTGRLVEENVLDTAGRRSARLLVPAVDEMLRQACLRPAQVDVVAVSVGPGSFTGLRVGVVFAKTFAWINQTKLVAVDTLQAIAQRASPTDRTVTVIADAQRGDVFVNSYRGQETVQPLGTVRIESLESILETQQGQADGLLTGPGVDRFSDRIAESVPVVAPDCRSPRASALFPLASERIDQQSWSDPDTLEPVYLRRSYAEEKRDT, from the coding sequence GTGATAATTCTTGCCATAGAAACATCGGGACTGGATGCATCTGTTGCCCTGGCGGATACAGGCCGGCTTGTCGAAGAGAATGTTCTGGACACTGCCGGACGTCGTAGTGCGCGACTGCTGGTGCCGGCGGTTGACGAGATGCTTCGGCAGGCCTGTTTGCGGCCGGCACAGGTCGATGTGGTTGCCGTGAGTGTGGGACCGGGGAGTTTTACCGGTCTGCGCGTCGGAGTTGTGTTTGCCAAGACATTCGCATGGATCAATCAAACAAAACTGGTCGCGGTAGACACGCTGCAGGCAATTGCTCAACGTGCTTCACCGACCGACAGAACGGTCACTGTTATCGCTGATGCCCAGCGCGGGGATGTCTTCGTCAATTCATATCGGGGACAGGAAACCGTTCAGCCGCTGGGAACGGTACGGATAGAAAGTCTGGAAAGTATTCTGGAAACACAGCAAGGGCAGGCTGATGGTCTGCTCACAGGACCGGGAGTTGACAGGTTCAGTGACCGGATTGCCGAATCCGTTCCGGTTGTCGCACCTGATTGTCGATCACCTCGGGCATCGGCTTTGTTTCCACTGGCGTCTGAAAGGATTGATCAGCAAAGCTGGTCGGACCCGGACACGCTCGAGCCGGTGTATTTGCGGCGCAGCTACGCGGAAGAAAAGCGGGACACATGA
- a CDS encoding FtsX-like permease family protein has protein sequence MYKLLLCIRYLRTRYIALASIISVMLGVATMIVVNSVMAGFTTEMRDRIHGYLADVLIESRNADGIPDSADLLKRVDDAVGEHVEAATCTVEMPGVVSMDIRGETYTTPVTIIGIVPSEKARVGPLLDCLASYNPGTEHGSARPALRSRDVPVGWELTGDAAERRRAIMQQRESLLRNQGLLETSGLTEPGPQHSIVADATESETLQEPDFDEPATTDSQAASPFDDQNPFEDFEDVAFDDVASGIRKEPQDARIYIGEELVSYQVRNPETGNLEKVMMLQPGEDVTLTTVTRGRPPKPVSFEATICDVFRSGMSEYDSQLVLMNLEELQKNRGMLTLDENGNIAGDAVTSIQIKLKDYADSETVVRRLKAVFPPGMVTVRTWESKQGLLLSAVEMETAILNVLLFLIITVAGFGILAIFFMIVVEKTRDIGILKSLGASSQGVMSIFLSYGLGLGLVGSLAGVTMGLVFVHHINQIEAGLSWLTGRRVFDRDIYYFSSIPTQVSPMMVFWVAVGAIGIAVLASVLPARRASRLHPVRALRFD, from the coding sequence ATGTACAAATTGCTGCTTTGCATCCGTTATCTGCGGACTCGCTACATTGCTCTGGCCAGCATTATCAGCGTGATGCTGGGCGTGGCCACGATGATCGTCGTGAACAGCGTGATGGCCGGTTTCACGACTGAAATGCGAGATCGAATCCACGGTTATCTTGCCGATGTTCTGATTGAATCGCGCAATGCAGACGGGATTCCGGACTCCGCAGATCTGCTGAAGCGGGTTGATGATGCTGTCGGGGAGCATGTGGAAGCGGCAACGTGCACCGTTGAGATGCCAGGTGTGGTGTCGATGGACATCAGAGGCGAGACGTACACAACCCCCGTGACGATTATTGGAATTGTGCCATCGGAGAAAGCCAGAGTCGGCCCACTGCTGGACTGTCTCGCCAGTTACAACCCAGGGACAGAACACGGCAGCGCTCGACCTGCTCTTCGTTCCCGCGATGTACCGGTCGGCTGGGAGCTCACCGGCGATGCCGCCGAACGGCGGCGGGCCATTATGCAGCAGAGAGAATCCCTGCTGCGCAATCAGGGACTCCTTGAAACCTCAGGCCTCACCGAACCGGGCCCGCAGCATTCCATTGTCGCGGATGCGACAGAATCAGAAACACTCCAGGAACCTGATTTCGACGAACCAGCAACCACCGACAGCCAGGCTGCTTCTCCATTTGATGACCAAAATCCTTTTGAAGATTTTGAAGACGTCGCCTTCGATGATGTGGCCTCCGGCATTCGCAAGGAACCACAGGACGCTCGTATCTACATAGGTGAAGAGCTGGTCAGCTATCAGGTTCGTAATCCGGAGACCGGGAACCTCGAAAAAGTCATGATGCTTCAGCCCGGCGAAGACGTGACCTTGACCACGGTAACCCGGGGTCGACCACCAAAGCCCGTCAGCTTTGAGGCCACAATCTGTGATGTTTTCCGCAGCGGCATGAGCGAATACGACAGCCAGCTCGTACTGATGAATCTGGAAGAACTGCAGAAGAATCGCGGCATGCTGACACTTGACGAAAACGGCAATATCGCAGGTGATGCCGTTACATCGATTCAAATCAAACTCAAAGACTACGCTGATTCCGAAACGGTTGTCCGACGACTCAAAGCCGTATTTCCTCCAGGAATGGTGACTGTCCGAACCTGGGAGTCCAAGCAGGGCCTGCTGCTGTCAGCGGTGGAAATGGAAACCGCGATCCTGAACGTACTGCTGTTTCTGATCATCACCGTGGCAGGATTCGGCATCCTGGCGATTTTCTTCATGATCGTTGTTGAGAAAACGCGTGACATCGGAATCCTCAAGTCATTGGGTGCCAGTTCGCAGGGTGTCATGTCGATCTTCCTGTCTTATGGCCTGGGTCTCGGACTGGTCGGCAGCCTGGCCGGTGTCACGATGGGGCTGGTGTTTGTGCATCACATCAATCAGATTGAAGCCGGACTTAGCTGGCTGACCGGACGAAGAGTTTTTGATCGGGACATTTATTACTTTTCGAGTATTCCGACACAGGTCAGCCCAATGATGGTGTTCTGGGTGGCTGTCGGTGCAATTGGTATTGCTGTACTGGCCAGTGTATTGCCGGCACGCCGAGCGTCCCGACTCCATCCCGTGAGGGCCCTGCGATTCGACTAA
- a CDS encoding ABC transporter ATP-binding protein gives MSQTIKMTTPLISAKAIQKTYKTGQHEVRVLRGAGISASEGEFISVIGQSGSGKSTMLHVLGLLDAPDVGEVLYEGRRIDNLNEKARDLLRNRVFGFIFQFYHLLPELSLLENVMAPLMIRYSLWNYWKHRRSIKQQAQEMLAQVGLEHRTKHRPSQLSGGELQRGAIARALITRPRILLADEPTGNLDAETGQEIMALLKNLNEETRLTIVMVTHDEAIAGQAHRIVRLKEGRIEKATVANVGVGAAM, from the coding sequence ATGTCGCAAACCATTAAAATGACCACACCACTGATCAGCGCCAAAGCCATCCAGAAAACATACAAAACCGGGCAGCATGAAGTGCGGGTCCTGCGTGGCGCCGGCATTTCGGCGTCTGAAGGGGAATTCATTTCAGTGATCGGCCAGAGTGGATCAGGCAAGAGCACAATGCTGCATGTGCTGGGCCTGCTGGATGCCCCGGACGTCGGCGAAGTCCTCTACGAAGGCAGGCGTATCGACAACCTGAATGAAAAGGCTCGTGACCTGTTGCGCAATCGTGTCTTCGGGTTCATCTTCCAGTTCTACCATCTGCTGCCGGAACTCTCACTGCTTGAGAACGTAATGGCCCCCCTCATGATTCGATACTCGCTGTGGAACTACTGGAAACACCGCAGGAGCATCAAACAGCAGGCACAGGAAATGCTGGCACAGGTCGGTCTGGAACACCGCACGAAACATCGACCGTCACAGCTCTCCGGCGGTGAACTCCAGCGAGGAGCCATTGCAAGAGCACTGATCACCCGGCCTCGAATCCTGCTTGCAGACGAACCCACCGGCAATCTGGACGCCGAAACCGGTCAGGAGATCATGGCTCTGCTAAAAAATCTGAACGAAGAAACCAGGCTGACGATTGTGATGGTGACTCACGACGAAGCAATCGCCGGTCAGGCACACCGCATCGTACGACTTAAAGAAGGTCGTATCGAAAAAGCAACAGTCGCCAACGTGGGTGTCGGTGCGGCGATGTGA